A genomic segment from Diceros bicornis minor isolate mBicDic1 chromosome 5, mDicBic1.mat.cur, whole genome shotgun sequence encodes:
- the GJD2 gene encoding gap junction delta-2 protein, with protein sequence MGEWTILERLLEAAVQQHSTMIGRILLTVVVIFRILIVAIVGETVYDDEQTMFVCNTLQPGCNQACYDRAFPISHIRYWVFQIIMVCTPSLCFITYSVHQSAKQRERRYSTVFLALDRDPPESMGGPGGTGGGSSGGGKREDKKLQNAIVNGVLQNTENTSKETEPDCLEVKELTPHPSGLRTAARSKLRRQEGISRFYIIQVVFRNALEIGFLVGQYFLYGFSVPGLYECDRYPCIKEVECYVSRPTEKTVFLVFMFAVSGICVVLNLAELNHLGWRKIKLAVRGAQAKRKSVYEIRNKDLPRVSVPNFGRTQSSDSAYV encoded by the exons ATGGGGGAATGGACCATCTTGGAGAGGCTGCTGGAAGCCGCGGTGCAGCAGCACTCCACTATGATCGGGAG GATCCTGTTGACTGTGGTGGTGATCTTCCGGATCCTCATTGTGGCCATTGTGGGGGAGACGGTGTACGATGATGAGCAGACCATGTTTGTGTGCAACACCCTGCAGCCCGGCTGTAACCAGGCCTGCTATGACCGCGCCTTCCCCATCTCCCACATACGTTACTGGGTCTTCCAGATCATAATGGTGTGTACCCCCAGTCTCTGCTTCATCACCTACTCTGTACACCAGTCTGCCAAGCAGCGAGAACGCCGCTACTCTACCGTCTTCCTAGCCCTGGACAGAGATCCCCCTGAGTCCATGGGGGGTCCTGGAGGAACTGGGGGTGGGAGCAGTGGTGGCGGCAAACGAGAAGATAAGAAGTTGCAAAATGCCATTGTCAATGGTGTGCTGCAGAACACAGAGAACACCAGCAAGGAGACAGAGCCAGATTGTTTAGAGGTTAAGGAGCTGACCCCACACCCATCAGGGCTGCGCACTGCAGCGCGATCCAAGCTCCGAAGGCAGGAAGGCATCTCCCGTTTCTACATTATCCAAGTGGTGTTCCGAAATGCCCTGGAGATTGGGTTTCTGGTGGGCCAATACTTTCTCTATGGCTTCAGCGTCCCGGGGTTGTATGAATGTGACCGCTATCCCTGCATCAAGGAGGTGGAATGTTATGTGTCCCGGCCTACTGAGAAGACCGTCTTTCTAGTGTTCATGTTTGCTGTGAGTGGCATCTGTGTTGTCCTCAACCTAGCTGAACTCAACCACCTGGGATGGCGCAAGATCAAGCTGGCCGTGCGAGGGGCCCAGGCAAAGAGAAAGTCCGTCTATGAGATCCGCAACAAGGACCTGCCCAGGGTCAGTGTTCCCAATTTTGGCAGGACTCAGTCCAGTGACTCTGCCTATGTGTGA